The Planctomycetaceae bacterium genome has a segment encoding these proteins:
- a CDS encoding WYL domain-containing transcriptional regulator, which translates to MFATTIGVVALWVESASLSDNNRKTPVLPSTRPPLRRFLAIESAVRSGAYPNSESLAVELEVDARTIQRDIAFLKDQLGAPLVFSRKHNGYLLSDPSWTLPSFQLTEGELISVFLAERLIRQYRGTPFETDLARAFDRITRMLPEEITVSLSAAADTLSVTPCVLTTQDVETFHNLTSAIQHRRRLRLLYWSASQNLETERMVDPLHLSLVDNDWYLIAYCHTRRDVRMFSTVRIRHADSTGQTFERPVDFDINTYLGNSFRAVRGESDQTWQVTLKFRCEMAGRIKEKIWHHTQQLEPQHDGSLLMKLTVSSLIEIRRWVLYWGADCQVLEPEELKQRISQDLREMLAQFTENSATG; encoded by the coding sequence GTGTTTGCAACGACAATAGGTGTCGTGGCTCTGTGGGTAGAATCTGCCAGCCTTAGTGACAACAACAGAAAGACACCCGTGCTTCCATCAACACGCCCTCCGCTTCGACGTTTCCTTGCGATTGAAAGTGCCGTTCGTAGTGGTGCATATCCAAACTCCGAATCTCTGGCTGTCGAACTGGAAGTAGATGCCAGGACAATTCAGCGGGATATCGCGTTCCTGAAGGATCAACTTGGGGCGCCTTTAGTCTTCAGTCGGAAGCACAATGGCTATCTGCTGTCGGATCCATCGTGGACATTGCCGTCGTTTCAATTGACCGAAGGTGAACTTATCAGCGTTTTTCTGGCGGAACGATTGATCCGCCAGTATCGGGGGACGCCTTTCGAAACGGACCTCGCCCGAGCTTTCGACCGAATCACCCGAATGCTGCCTGAGGAAATCACCGTGAGCCTGAGTGCAGCAGCAGACACTCTTTCTGTCACTCCGTGCGTGCTGACCACACAGGATGTGGAAACCTTTCATAACCTGACCAGCGCCATTCAGCATCGTCGGAGGTTGCGACTGCTTTACTGGTCCGCTTCGCAGAATCTGGAAACCGAGCGGATGGTCGATCCTCTGCATTTATCACTGGTGGACAACGATTGGTACCTGATTGCGTATTGCCACACGCGGCGTGACGTCCGCATGTTTTCCACTGTGCGGATCCGACACGCCGACTCAACCGGGCAAACCTTCGAGCGGCCTGTTGATTTTGACATCAATACCTACCTGGGGAACAGCTTTCGCGCTGTCCGCGGCGAGAGCGATCAAACCTGGCAAGTGACCCTGAAATTCCGCTGCGAAATGGCTGGCCGCATCAAAGAGAAAATCTGGCATCACACCCAGCAACTTGAGCCGCAGCATGACGGCAGCCTTCTGATGAAACTCACTGTCAGCAGCCTGATCGAAATCCGCCGTTGGGTGCTGTACTGGGGAGCAGACTGCCAGGTGCTGGAACCGGAGGAATTGAAGCAGAGGATCAGCCAGGATCTTCGCGAGATGCTGGCTCAATTTACGGAGAATTCTGCGACCGGCTGA